The following coding sequences lie in one Glycine soja cultivar W05 chromosome 16, ASM419377v2, whole genome shotgun sequence genomic window:
- the LOC114389665 gene encoding probable WRKY transcription factor 75, with the protein MENYSMLFPISNSSSYPISTSGVGSSQIGYNGQSSNAFLGLRPSNELLGSDDHDNGGEGGGDGDGNMLMSQISGGSNTNVSDELGGSGNSNNKKKGEKKVKKPRYAFQTRSQVDILDDGYRWRKYGQKAVKNNKFPRSYYRCTHQGCNVKKQVQRLTKDEGVVVTTYEGVHTHPIEKTTDNFEHILSQMKIYTPF; encoded by the exons ATGGAGAATTATTCTATGTTGTTCCCTATTTCCAATTCCTCGAGCTACCCAATTTCAACGAGTGGTGTTGGAAGCTCTCAAATCGGCTATAATGGTCAAAGCTCCAATGCGTTTCTTGGTCTAAGGCCTAGTAATGAATTATTAGGTAGTGATGATCATGACAACGGAGGCGAAGGTGGTGGTGATGGAGATGGCAACATGTTAATGTCTCAGATAAGTGGTGGTAGTAATACTAATGTGAGTGATGAGTTAGGTGGTTCCGGAAATAGTaacaataaaaagaaaggaGAGAAGAAGGTTAAAAAGCCTAGATATGCTTTTCAAACTAGGAGCCAGGTTGATATTCTTGATGATGGTTATCGATGGAGGAAGTATGGCCAAAAAGCtgttaaaaacaacaaatttcCAAG GAGCTACTACAGGTGCACGCATCAAGGGTGCAATGTGAAGAAGCAAGTGCAACGGCTAACCAAAGACGAAGGGGTAGTGGTGACCACTTATGAGGGAGTGCACACACACCCAATTGAAAAGACAACAGATAACTTTGAGCACATTTTGAGTCAGATGAAAATATACACTCCCTTTTAA